Proteins from one Phycisphaerae bacterium genomic window:
- a CDS encoding trypsin-like peptidase domain-containing protein, with translation MTNRHVAEPWWNNSSVAQLLGRGWVPRLLCLTAYFPGQAPRSVDLSTIRVSQKADVAAMTVNAGSATVLPLSAVSSNEYRGQRIVLMGYPTGLSALLARAEPEIVEDILGVAVGPESVLEELAKRGAISPIITQGALNEITAGKLVYDAETTSGGSGGPVIAMNGSVIGVNFAITRDFHGSNFGVPVRFVRELLGEPH, from the coding sequence GTGACGAATCGTCACGTGGCCGAACCATGGTGGAACAACTCAAGCGTGGCACAATTGCTCGGGCGAGGCTGGGTACCACGGCTACTGTGCTTGACGGCGTATTTTCCAGGCCAAGCTCCGAGGAGCGTTGATCTCTCAACGATTCGAGTGTCGCAGAAGGCGGATGTGGCAGCGATGACCGTTAATGCGGGCAGCGCAACCGTCCTCCCGTTGTCGGCAGTATCGTCAAACGAGTATCGCGGTCAGCGAATCGTGTTGATGGGCTATCCGACCGGGTTGAGTGCCCTCCTCGCCCGCGCCGAACCGGAAATCGTTGAAGACATACTTGGTGTGGCGGTGGGGCCCGAATCTGTGCTAGAAGAACTCGCCAAACGCGGCGCCATTTCGCCAATCATCACGCAGGGAGCCCTCAACGAGATCACGGCCGGCAAGCTCGTGTACGACGCGGAAACTACGTCGGGAGGCTCCGGCGGGCCCGTGATCGCCATGAACGGCTCCGTCATCGGCGTCAATTTCGCCATTACGCGAGACTTCCACGGAAGTAACTTTGGCGTTCCGGTGCGTTTTGTCAGAGAGCTTCTGGGCGAGCCGCACTGA
- a CDS encoding YHS domain-containing protein, with protein MKRHVSSYSQSPVWHRYSVITAVFIVVALARVPETLAQAPVNKMCPVMSLEEADPAITTQYHGKTIAFCCDNCLKKFRANPERYAGNTAVLADDKPDQAKHERTSKGGAAEHGHDHASDEPRTPFLARIHPIVVHLPLAGTPIALVATLGWLASRRKLFAYADVPALVLAAASSIVGVVTGNIAHDSMRFSPALHGYVEWHQFSATALMILLLVLSGVRLWRWRRLSGRWFVAYATGLIAASALVGAVGFLGGSLVFGPDHLWP; from the coding sequence ATGAAACGCCACGTGTCATCCTATTCCCAATCCCCCGTGTGGCACCGGTACTCGGTGATCACCGCGGTATTCATTGTTGTCGCGTTGGCCCGCGTGCCCGAGACCCTCGCACAGGCGCCGGTCAACAAGATGTGCCCGGTGATGAGCCTGGAAGAGGCCGATCCGGCCATTACCACGCAGTATCACGGCAAGACGATCGCGTTCTGTTGCGACAACTGCCTGAAGAAGTTCCGGGCGAACCCGGAACGGTACGCTGGCAACACAGCGGTTCTTGCCGACGACAAGCCAGATCAGGCCAAGCACGAGCGTACGTCGAAGGGGGGCGCCGCGGAACACGGACACGACCACGCGTCCGACGAACCGAGAACACCGTTCTTAGCGCGCATTCATCCGATCGTGGTTCACCTCCCGCTGGCAGGGACCCCGATCGCGCTGGTCGCAACGCTTGGCTGGCTCGCGTCGCGCAGAAAACTATTCGCCTACGCCGACGTACCTGCGCTTGTGCTAGCCGCGGCGTCTTCCATCGTCGGCGTCGTCACCGGCAACATTGCCCACGATTCTATGCGCTTTTCGCCGGCGCTTCACGGCTACGTCGAGTGGCATCAGTTTTCCGCGACGGCCCTGATGATCCTCCTGCTGGTCCTTAGCGGTGTTCGCCTCTGGCGTTGGCGTCGGTTGAGCGGCAGATGGTTTGTCGCCTACGCGACAGGGTTGATTGCGGCGTCGGCGCTTGTCGGCGCGGTCGGGTTCCTCGGTGGCAGCCTGGTATTCGGCCCAGACCACTTGTGGCCTTAA
- a CDS encoding ABC transporter ATP-binding protein: protein MIHIDQATKRFPGKNGSPVTALRDISLDVGPGELVMIVGPSGSGKSTLLFTIGGMQHPTEGRVLFDDTDVYGLSPSRRAAWRRTRIGFVFQTFNLVPYLSCLENVIVPAVLAGKSRGVSLRRASTLLERLGLSERLKHRPSELSVGERQRVALCRSLINDPDVILADEPTGNLDESMTGDVMNVLRDLNAGGQTIMMATHNPRLAEQGTRLVTLQEANLVRDEPCMCVAEATL from the coding sequence ATGATTCACATTGACCAAGCGACAAAGCGCTTTCCCGGCAAGAACGGCTCTCCCGTCACGGCTCTTCGTGACATCTCGCTCGACGTTGGCCCCGGCGAACTCGTCATGATTGTCGGCCCCAGTGGAAGCGGCAAGAGCACGCTTCTGTTTACGATCGGAGGCATGCAGCATCCGACCGAGGGGCGTGTCTTGTTTGACGACACGGACGTTTACGGGTTGAGTCCGTCCAGGCGCGCTGCGTGGCGTCGAACGCGCATTGGCTTCGTCTTCCAGACATTCAATCTCGTGCCGTACCTTAGTTGCCTCGAGAACGTCATCGTTCCGGCCGTGCTGGCCGGTAAGTCGAGAGGTGTCAGCCTTCGACGAGCCAGCACTCTGCTCGAACGCCTGGGGCTTTCGGAACGTCTGAAGCACAGGCCGTCGGAACTGAGCGTCGGCGAACGGCAGCGCGTCGCGCTTTGTCGGAGCCTCATCAACGATCCCGATGTGATTCTCGCCGACGAGCCGACCGGCAACTTGGATGAGTCCATGACCGGCGATGTGATGAATGTGCTCCGCGATCTCAATGCCGGAGGCCAGACCATCATGATGGCCACCCACAACCCGCGCCTCGCAGAGCAGGGGACGCGCCTCGTGACCCTTCAAGAGGCAAACCTCGTGAGGGACGAGCCGTGCATGTGCGTAGCAGAGGCAACGCTATGA
- a CDS encoding methyltransferase domain-containing protein: MPAVAVEAFAGVSNVSMFADIPADSRVLDLGCGAGLDTLIAAQRTAANGRVIAVDFSDSMLDRARRAVTEAGTQNVDVRKGDAEELPAESASIDVVIINGIFNLNPAREAIFRELARVVRTNGRVFAAELILKEPLPENERRDVCNWFA; this comes from the coding sequence ATGCCCGCAGTCGCTGTTGAGGCTTTCGCCGGCGTGTCCAACGTGAGCATGTTCGCGGACATCCCAGCCGATTCGCGCGTCCTTGATCTTGGATGCGGTGCGGGACTCGACACGTTGATTGCGGCGCAGCGTACCGCTGCCAACGGCAGGGTCATTGCGGTAGATTTCAGCGATTCGATGCTGGATCGCGCCCGGCGAGCCGTAACGGAAGCCGGTACACAAAATGTTGACGTGAGGAAAGGCGATGCCGAGGAACTTCCCGCCGAGAGCGCGTCGATCGACGTCGTGATCATCAACGGGATCTTCAATCTTAACCCCGCCCGCGAAGCGATCTTCCGAGAACTGGCTCGTGTGGTTCGCACCAATGGGCGGGTATTCGCGGCTGAGTTGATCCTGAAAGAACCTCTGCCGGAAAACGAACGCCGCGACGTGTGCAACTGGTTTGCATGA
- a CDS encoding heavy metal-responsive transcriptional regulator, with protein sequence MKPENAERLTIGEVAQAAGVATTTLRYYEREGLLSPTNRSRAGYRLYDDGAVERLDFIRAAQAVGFTLDDIRALLQLNGDSPCKQVQALIERRLAEVDGKLADLRRVRSTLADALDRCRKSKKGCAVVADLKRKRGKRRSN encoded by the coding sequence ATGAAACCCGAAAACGCGGAGCGATTGACCATCGGCGAGGTAGCCCAAGCGGCGGGCGTGGCCACCACGACGCTGAGGTACTACGAGCGGGAGGGGCTGCTCTCGCCGACCAACCGGAGCCGGGCGGGCTACCGTCTCTACGACGACGGGGCCGTCGAGCGGCTGGACTTCATCCGCGCGGCGCAGGCCGTCGGGTTCACGCTGGACGACATCCGCGCGCTCCTGCAATTGAACGGGGACTCGCCCTGCAAGCAGGTGCAGGCGCTGATCGAACGGCGGCTGGCCGAGGTTGACGGGAAGCTCGCCGACCTGCGCCGCGTGCGATCCACGCTGGCCGACGCCCTTGATCGCTGCCGCAAATCGAAGAAAGGGTGCGCCGTCGTGGCGGACTTGAAACGAAAACGCGGAAAACGGAGATCGAACTGA
- a CDS encoding TolC family protein: MVESSFRFRSVLFLLSSIAALAILVQGCAIYQSGSRELSSYVRQRADAQGDIAGAYAQSPLEANDKSLPDGTSTQPQVQKRLRDFIVLALERNPDVKAGEETARSKVERIRQVTALPDPFLNMKILPEPVRTAEGDNFFILGVSQKLPVPEKLDRAGRMAVEDTRIALQQWQATRLRVIADVKRAYFQLYVVDRSIDVTQANQDLLRGLIDVARSQLAAGRRSQDDVLRAQVELSNLEAELIALRQRRVTIVARLNEVLDRQPQTEIQPPDEFGIRQVALAIDDLIAKAVDANPDLNRIKHQIERDRESVELAKLAYWPDFALGFEWMSMEPRDAFRPPPNPVTGQRPTVSKMSEDGTDNWAITFGFSLPIWYDKIHGGIEEATRRLAASRAQFRSSQNRVEFAIEDALERVKAQQELARLFRDTIIPQAEQTYHVSQASYTAGTSDFLYVIDNWRKWLVFTIQYYRSMGELERSVADLEQAIGLSLPEVGEP; this comes from the coding sequence ATGGTTGAGAGTTCCTTTCGTTTCCGATCCGTGTTGTTCCTCCTCTCGTCGATCGCCGCGTTGGCGATCCTTGTGCAAGGCTGTGCGATTTACCAGAGTGGGTCGCGCGAACTCTCCTCGTACGTGAGGCAGCGAGCTGATGCTCAAGGCGATATCGCCGGGGCCTACGCGCAGTCACCGTTGGAAGCAAATGACAAATCTCTCCCCGATGGCACGTCGACGCAACCACAGGTGCAAAAGCGCCTTCGCGACTTCATCGTCCTCGCCCTGGAGCGCAATCCGGATGTCAAGGCCGGCGAGGAGACGGCGCGTTCCAAGGTAGAGCGTATCCGCCAGGTCACGGCACTACCTGACCCGTTTTTGAACATGAAGATTTTGCCCGAACCGGTTCGGACAGCCGAGGGTGACAACTTCTTCATTCTTGGCGTCTCCCAGAAGCTACCTGTTCCGGAAAAGCTCGACCGTGCCGGTCGCATGGCCGTCGAGGACACACGCATCGCACTGCAGCAATGGCAGGCCACTCGGCTCCGCGTCATCGCGGATGTCAAGCGCGCCTATTTCCAGCTTTATGTCGTCGATCGCAGCATCGACGTCACGCAAGCGAACCAGGATCTGTTGCGCGGACTCATCGACGTGGCCCGGTCACAACTCGCCGCCGGTCGGCGCAGCCAGGACGACGTGCTGCGCGCCCAAGTGGAGCTTTCCAATCTCGAGGCCGAACTCATCGCGTTGAGACAACGACGTGTCACGATCGTAGCCCGCCTGAATGAGGTTCTTGATCGCCAGCCGCAAACTGAGATTCAGCCTCCAGACGAATTTGGAATCCGGCAAGTCGCCCTTGCCATTGATGATCTGATTGCGAAGGCCGTCGACGCCAACCCGGATTTGAATCGAATCAAACATCAGATCGAGCGCGATCGCGAATCCGTGGAACTGGCCAAGCTCGCCTACTGGCCGGACTTTGCCCTCGGTTTTGAGTGGATGTCCATGGAGCCGCGCGACGCGTTCCGGCCCCCTCCTAACCCAGTGACCGGGCAAAGGCCAACCGTGTCCAAGATGAGCGAAGACGGCACCGACAACTGGGCCATCACTTTCGGTTTCAGCCTGCCCATCTGGTACGACAAGATTCACGGGGGAATTGAAGAAGCGACACGGCGGCTCGCCGCTTCACGCGCGCAATTCAGATCCTCCCAGAATCGCGTCGAGTTTGCTATAGAGGATGCCCTCGAACGCGTTAAGGCTCAACAGGAACTCGCACGGCTGTTTCGCGACACGATCATTCCGCAGGCCGAGCAAACGTATCACGTGTCACAGGCCTCGTACACGGCAGGAACGAGTGACTTTCTGTACGTCATCGACAACTGGCGCAAGTGGCTCGTCTTCACGATTCAATACTACCGCTCGATGGGCGAACTTGAACGCAGTGTCGCCGATCTGGAGCAGGCCATTGGCCTGAGTTTGCCCGAAGTGGGAGAACCGTAA
- a CDS encoding cation transporter, with translation MPHCTQCGNNGRNVKRITLESLLRPDRRADIGDGSYHVCLTPDCGTVYFGADGAASFDKSDLSVRFGLKETAQPRPVCYCFDHSVEGIHGEIRGTGQSTVLDSIKAAMKGPGCRCEYTNPMGCCCLRSVEEVVEQGFRLAGREDASARRGGGDNEDCCVSGAAQKELTDTAREDCCPTFSGAHGVEATRHRAGVVAAGGSVLAAIFSSACCWLPLVLIAFGVSAAGVAGFFEAYRPYLITGALMLLSFGYYTVYFRRETCASDSACTAPNRRLRAFSRIMLWTATGLVGAFVFFPNYVGHLFAAPTSQNALAPDARLATAKFQIEGMTCEGCASGLRATLAKLPNVASVEVDYPTKTAVVRYAADSPRAVDQVVEAVKTAGFSAAPADDP, from the coding sequence ATGCCGCATTGCACTCAATGTGGGAACAACGGTCGAAACGTCAAGCGCATAACGCTTGAAAGCCTGCTGCGCCCGGATCGCCGCGCGGACATCGGGGACGGGTCGTACCATGTCTGCCTCACGCCCGATTGCGGAACGGTCTACTTCGGCGCTGACGGTGCCGCCTCCTTCGACAAGTCCGACCTCTCCGTCCGGTTCGGCTTGAAGGAGACCGCGCAGCCCCGTCCGGTGTGCTACTGTTTCGACCACAGCGTTGAGGGAATCCACGGCGAGATTCGCGGGACGGGTCAATCGACCGTGCTGGACAGCATCAAGGCGGCGATGAAGGGGCCGGGTTGCCGCTGCGAATACACGAACCCGATGGGCTGCTGCTGCCTGAGAAGCGTGGAGGAAGTTGTGGAGCAGGGGTTCAGACTTGCTGGCCGCGAGGATGCGTCGGCACGACGCGGTGGTGGCGACAACGAGGACTGCTGCGTTTCCGGGGCTGCACAGAAGGAACTAACGGACACGGCCCGCGAGGATTGCTGCCCCACATTTTCTGGCGCTCACGGCGTCGAGGCGACCCGTCACCGGGCGGGCGTTGTCGCGGCGGGCGGGTCGGTGCTGGCTGCGATCTTCTCGTCAGCCTGCTGCTGGCTCCCGCTGGTTCTGATCGCGTTCGGTGTGTCGGCGGCGGGTGTGGCCGGGTTCTTCGAGGCGTACCGCCCGTACCTCATCACGGGCGCACTGATGTTGCTGAGCTTCGGGTACTACACAGTTTACTTCCGTCGGGAGACATGCGCCTCGGACTCCGCCTGCACGGCCCCGAACCGGAGGCTGCGCGCGTTCAGCCGGATAATGCTGTGGACGGCCACGGGCTTGGTCGGCGCGTTCGTGTTCTTCCCGAACTATGTCGGCCATCTGTTCGCCGCGCCGACATCACAGAATGCTCTCGCGCCGGATGCTCGCCTCGCCACGGCCAAGTTCCAGATCGAAGGGATGACCTGCGAGGGCTGCGCCAGCGGACTGCGCGCGACGCTGGCCAAGCTCCCGAATGTGGCCTCCGTTGAGGTTGACTACCCGACCAAGACGGCGGTGGTTCGGTACGCCGCCGACAGCCCGCGTGCTGTCGATCAGGTGGTCGAGGCCGTGAAGACCGCTGGCTTCAGCGCGGCGCCTGCCGACGACCCGTAG
- a CDS encoding SpoIIE family protein phosphatase, with amino-acid sequence MPSDSNNPSGAPRNRAAGPRWWNTLAFRLGVIVNVTVVSVLAVSAWVDHRRDADAQIEHALTRLQEEARVLRAAWSQFREPKSFQRFVDGFCRQMTNSASPGHHIAVFDADGEVLVRAHERADSELERRMMENGANNVHTFDLSGEQFAAYSLNIDKNASLVVAVSLQPVEELLRVQGVSRAAATGVLVVVLFGVTTVSLLVWVRDPMRGLVGAVAAVSDRRFDHSIEPRGAAELRYLAQGMNQMIQALGRTEHHRASEMRRAREIQRALVGDRNLSVHGCRIRAVFLPTASVGGDFFDIVPLDDGSTVVAVIDVTGHGVPGALCTALLRSSLRHLTRETHDVGEIAQGLNRDLCDITAAGVFATAVLIRLGPGHDEVGYANAGHDPPLLNTPDGGVDTLNHAGLLLGVDADAKYESVRLQVAPRSRLLAFTDGLHEAMSPQGKQFGRNRVLELFAGTHQLSLEEQVSTTLGRVRSFCGREEFEDDVTLVGIDWSESDERNRPSVPAGTGCR; translated from the coding sequence ATGCCGAGTGACTCAAACAATCCGAGCGGTGCCCCGCGCAATCGAGCTGCCGGGCCGCGTTGGTGGAACACGCTTGCCTTTCGGCTGGGCGTCATCGTCAATGTGACGGTCGTTTCCGTCCTCGCGGTGTCCGCATGGGTGGACCATCGGCGCGACGCCGACGCGCAGATTGAGCACGCCTTGACTCGTCTTCAGGAGGAGGCGCGAGTGCTGCGCGCCGCATGGAGTCAGTTTCGAGAGCCCAAGAGTTTCCAGCGGTTCGTGGACGGGTTCTGTCGACAGATGACAAATTCGGCCTCGCCGGGGCATCACATCGCTGTTTTCGATGCGGATGGCGAGGTTCTCGTCCGGGCGCACGAACGGGCGGATTCCGAACTCGAGCGCCGGATGATGGAAAACGGCGCGAACAATGTCCACACGTTCGACCTCAGCGGTGAACAGTTCGCAGCGTACTCGCTGAATATCGACAAAAATGCCAGCCTGGTCGTCGCGGTCTCGCTCCAGCCGGTCGAAGAACTGCTTCGCGTGCAGGGTGTCAGTCGTGCGGCGGCGACGGGAGTCCTGGTGGTGGTTCTCTTCGGGGTGACGACGGTAAGCCTGCTCGTTTGGGTGCGCGACCCGATGCGTGGGTTAGTTGGGGCCGTAGCCGCGGTCAGTGATCGCCGTTTTGATCATTCCATCGAGCCACGTGGAGCGGCCGAGCTTCGTTACCTGGCGCAGGGTATGAACCAGATGATTCAAGCGCTTGGCCGCACGGAACATCATCGTGCCTCGGAGATGCGGCGTGCGCGGGAGATTCAGCGGGCTCTGGTGGGCGACCGGAACCTCTCGGTTCACGGCTGTCGGATTCGAGCCGTGTTTCTACCGACGGCGAGTGTCGGGGGCGATTTTTTCGACATCGTACCGCTCGACGATGGGTCCACGGTGGTAGCCGTCATCGACGTGACGGGCCACGGCGTGCCCGGGGCGCTTTGCACCGCTTTGCTCCGGTCTTCGCTGCGGCACCTGACACGCGAGACACACGATGTTGGCGAGATTGCGCAGGGCCTGAACCGCGACCTTTGCGACATCACGGCGGCCGGCGTGTTCGCAACCGCCGTGCTGATTCGCTTGGGACCGGGACACGACGAAGTCGGGTATGCGAACGCAGGCCATGATCCGCCGTTGCTCAACACGCCGGATGGCGGCGTAGACACGCTGAATCATGCCGGCCTGCTTCTCGGAGTGGATGCTGACGCCAAGTATGAATCTGTCCGCCTTCAGGTTGCCCCGAGGAGCAGGCTGCTTGCGTTCACGGACGGCCTGCACGAAGCGATGTCGCCCCAGGGTAAGCAATTCGGCCGAAATCGCGTATTGGAGTTGTTCGCCGGGACGCATCAATTGTCCTTGGAGGAGCAGGTATCCACCACCTTGGGCCGGGTCCGTTCGTTCTGTGGACGGGAGGAATTCGAAGATGATGTCACCTTGGTTGGCATCGATTGGAGTGAATCTGACGAGAGAAACCGTCCCTCCGTTCCGGCCGGTACAGGCTGCCGCTAG
- a CDS encoding glycogen-binding domain-containing protein: MTNKGKLEHEGLRSTARITCFAPNAHEIALVGSFNDWDPGALRMTQDTDGQWSADLQLPAGRYEYKFVVDGVSCCDPHLKNGHPDCEQCAPHACGELNRILLIR, encoded by the coding sequence GTGACGAACAAAGGCAAACTCGAACACGAGGGGCTGCGGTCAACGGCCCGAATCACTTGCTTTGCGCCAAACGCCCATGAAATCGCGCTGGTTGGGTCCTTCAACGACTGGGATCCCGGCGCATTGCGAATGACTCAGGACACTGACGGCCAGTGGAGCGCCGACTTGCAGTTGCCTGCCGGCCGCTACGAGTACAAGTTCGTCGTCGATGGCGTGTCGTGTTGCGACCCGCATTTGAAGAACGGCCACCCGGACTGCGAACAATGCGCGCCGCATGCCTGCGGTGAACTGAACCGCATTCTTCTGATCCGGTGA
- a CDS encoding RNA polymerase sigma factor, with protein MEDRLLIERCLTGEREAQRQLFEQTSVRIYRLLLRMTGNPDDAADLTQETYFKGLQRLDQFDGRSAIGSWFYRIAVNEALQFRRRQGVGTVKLQAVAPNQPTEAQRPRTDLELDMESALAELPPDDRALLLLRYQEELDYRGIAEALDCAEGTVASRLSRARDKLREILRKSYG; from the coding sequence GTGGAAGACCGACTGCTCATCGAACGGTGCCTGACAGGCGAGCGAGAAGCTCAGCGCCAACTGTTCGAGCAGACGTCCGTGCGCATCTATCGTCTCCTTCTTCGTATGACCGGCAACCCGGACGACGCCGCGGATCTGACCCAGGAAACCTACTTCAAAGGGCTTCAGCGGCTGGATCAATTCGACGGCCGATCTGCCATCGGGTCTTGGTTCTACCGGATCGCCGTCAACGAGGCGCTCCAGTTCCGCCGCCGCCAGGGTGTGGGGACCGTCAAGCTGCAAGCCGTTGCGCCAAATCAGCCTACCGAGGCGCAGAGGCCCAGGACCGACCTTGAACTCGACATGGAGAGCGCTCTGGCCGAGCTTCCACCGGACGACCGGGCATTGCTCCTCCTGCGGTACCAGGAGGAACTCGATTATCGGGGCATTGCGGAGGCGCTCGACTGCGCCGAGGGGACGGTAGCCTCCCGGCTAAGCCGTGCCAGAGACAAGTTACGGGAAATCTTACGAAAAAGTTACGGATAG
- a CDS encoding TolC family protein, with product MLGHMRSVFWSSVALAAIGGCATVNPRSDYERVGRHVTEATGREQTYQPEDDELVAEIVVGLCEDGITAAEAVEICLLNSPTLQAAFMDVGMARADAVQAGLFSNPFVGISARFPDGGGLANIEASVAQNIAELWQIPIRKRAAERTLDRAILDLARTAVGLGADAKAAYFEAVGADELHRIAQENLIIAQDLLELALARQEAGAANELDVNLSRSIALNADIEVERARLASADARRELAILLGLVSRADQLVLADSLPDAYPEIQDTPSLVELAKRWRLDLRSAQEAVALAEAQLDEQYRLVWPVVELGLDLEREDRRSQGGRDILADTARASIANGGLTAPDIQPRSERRSEHGQNTIFGPSLGVELPIFDQNQAQIAKAQYALQQARKTLDAVDRAVSQEVRGAADRALTTWRLMQKFREQSIPLAQSNLELSREAYRAGRASFLSVLEAQRLSLETRSGLVSAAQAAAIAVPELERTIGLPFAKLIEGIKAESALGADAEEDVEP from the coding sequence ATGCTTGGACATATGCGAAGCGTTTTCTGGTCGTCCGTCGCGTTGGCCGCGATTGGTGGCTGTGCGACCGTCAATCCACGCTCGGACTACGAACGTGTAGGACGGCACGTCACGGAGGCTACCGGGCGGGAACAAACCTACCAGCCCGAAGACGACGAACTCGTGGCGGAGATTGTCGTTGGCCTGTGCGAAGACGGAATCACGGCAGCCGAGGCCGTCGAGATATGCTTGCTCAACAGCCCGACACTTCAGGCGGCGTTCATGGATGTCGGAATGGCACGTGCCGACGCCGTTCAGGCGGGACTGTTTTCCAACCCGTTTGTGGGGATCTCGGCGAGGTTTCCCGATGGCGGCGGCCTGGCGAACATCGAGGCCAGCGTCGCGCAGAATATCGCCGAGTTGTGGCAGATTCCCATCCGCAAGCGAGCTGCGGAGCGTACCCTCGATCGCGCAATACTCGACTTGGCGAGGACGGCGGTCGGCCTCGGTGCCGATGCCAAGGCCGCGTACTTCGAGGCCGTCGGTGCGGACGAACTCCACCGGATCGCACAGGAGAATCTCATCATTGCCCAGGATCTACTTGAACTCGCTCTGGCCCGTCAGGAAGCAGGCGCGGCGAACGAATTGGACGTCAACCTGTCGCGAAGCATCGCGCTGAACGCGGACATCGAGGTCGAACGAGCGCGCCTCGCATCCGCGGACGCTAGACGCGAACTGGCCATACTGCTGGGGTTGGTGAGCCGCGCCGACCAACTTGTCCTGGCCGATTCACTTCCGGACGCCTATCCCGAGATCCAGGATACCCCGTCATTGGTGGAACTTGCAAAGCGGTGGCGCCTTGATCTGAGGTCGGCTCAAGAAGCGGTTGCCCTGGCCGAGGCTCAGTTGGACGAACAGTATCGACTCGTTTGGCCGGTCGTCGAGCTTGGCCTGGACCTCGAGCGAGAAGATCGCCGTTCGCAAGGCGGCCGCGACATCCTGGCTGACACCGCGCGGGCCTCGATTGCAAATGGTGGCCTGACCGCGCCGGATATTCAACCTCGGTCGGAGCGCCGGAGCGAGCACGGGCAGAACACTATCTTCGGGCCGAGTCTGGGGGTTGAACTTCCGATTTTCGATCAGAACCAGGCACAGATCGCGAAAGCTCAATACGCCCTGCAGCAGGCTCGCAAGACGCTCGATGCTGTGGATCGCGCCGTCAGCCAGGAAGTCCGAGGCGCGGCGGACCGGGCGCTGACCACATGGAGGCTGATGCAGAAGTTTCGGGAGCAATCGATACCGCTGGCGCAAAGTAATCTGGAACTGTCGCGCGAAGCCTACCGCGCCGGCCGCGCATCCTTTCTCTCGGTGCTCGAAGCGCAGCGCCTTTCCCTGGAAACACGAAGTGGCCTGGTGAGCGCGGCGCAAGCCGCAGCCATCGCCGTGCCCGAATTAGAGAGAACGATCGGTCTACCGTTCGCCAAGCTGATCGAAGGAATCAAGGCCGAGTCAGCGCTGGGAGCGGATGCTGAGGAGGATGTCGAACCGTGA
- a CDS encoding zf-HC2 domain-containing protein produces the protein MCCEQVERQLGRYVDDEISAAEREKIETHLGFCSSCQAELEEMRELVRGIAQPPAVTVPDFLWASIARRLDKTDRTISPARPLRRLRFRGAPWAIAAGVVLAVGLSMFGLSSLESTAHASTVDFGVLLDALPLDAQKAFRKFLMRYDAKPSTPVAAKRIASALNFDTPPVLPGGFRLQSVYELRIGGTRGIAAAYDRDGEFLAAVFHPPMKHEKFGSHENLPCVIGDHCGHKVQVGEWKLVHLTDPTTCHCLLSRVDEQSEMPAVMAAIAPKLTETGPTSDHHHP, from the coding sequence ATGTGCTGCGAACAGGTAGAACGACAACTAGGACGCTACGTGGACGACGAGATATCCGCGGCGGAGCGTGAGAAGATCGAGACCCATCTCGGTTTCTGCTCGAGCTGTCAGGCCGAACTGGAGGAAATGCGCGAACTCGTGCGCGGAATCGCACAGCCGCCTGCCGTGACCGTGCCGGACTTTCTCTGGGCATCCATCGCACGACGACTCGACAAGACGGACCGGACGATCTCGCCCGCACGCCCGTTGCGGCGCCTTCGGTTCCGAGGCGCTCCTTGGGCGATCGCTGCGGGTGTGGTCCTCGCCGTCGGACTGAGCATGTTCGGCCTGTCGTCGCTTGAATCGACGGCGCATGCATCGACTGTGGACTTTGGAGTTCTGCTCGACGCCCTGCCGCTCGACGCTCAAAAGGCGTTCAGGAAGTTCTTGATGCGTTACGACGCCAAGCCTTCGACGCCTGTCGCGGCGAAGCGGATTGCCTCCGCTTTGAACTTCGACACGCCGCCTGTGCTACCGGGTGGATTCCGGTTGCAGTCGGTCTATGAGCTTCGAATCGGTGGGACGAGGGGCATCGCGGCCGCGTATGACAGGGACGGCGAGTTTCTGGCGGCAGTGTTTCACCCACCAATGAAGCACGAGAAGTTCGGATCGCACGAGAATCTTCCTTGCGTCATCGGCGACCACTGCGGACACAAGGTACAGGTTGGGGAATGGAAACTGGTTCACTTGACCGACCCGACGACCTGTCACTGCCTGCTGAGCAGGGTTGACGAGCAGAGCGAGATGCCGGCGGTCATGGCGGCGATTGCGCCCAAACTAACCGAAACAGGGCCGACGAGCGACCATCATCATCCCTGA